One stretch of Streptomyces zhihengii DNA includes these proteins:
- a CDS encoding LysR substrate-binding domain-containing protein, translating to MVTTPDEPPPGGLVRRPLMTAPLGVHTPPDHPLTRRPKVTWSDLRDWPIVTMRPGTVLHQRLSRHLPDGLVTVEAMSARTVQTMVAQGAGVGLLARFDTRRPEAGLTWLPLADAQPVEISLVQRADSQPSRSAIVVRRLITVRAEELSAQTRPA from the coding sequence GTGGTCACCACGCCCGACGAACCACCACCGGGCGGACTCGTCCGCCGCCCACTGATGACGGCACCGCTCGGCGTCCACACTCCGCCGGACCACCCGCTCACCCGGCGCCCTAAGGTCACCTGGAGCGATCTGCGTGACTGGCCGATCGTCACCATGAGGCCGGGCACCGTCCTGCACCAGCGGCTCAGCCGCCACCTGCCGGACGGCCTGGTGACGGTCGAGGCGATGTCGGCTCGGACGGTGCAGACCATGGTCGCGCAGGGGGCCGGAGTCGGGCTGCTCGCCCGCTTCGACACCCGCAGGCCCGAGGCCGGACTGACGTGGCTGCCGCTGGCGGACGCCCAGCCGGTCGAGATCAGCCTGGTTCAGCGCGCGGACAGTCAGCCGTCCCGGTCCGCCATCGTCGTACGGCGGCTCATCACCGTCCGAGCGGAGGAACTCTCGGCGCAGACCCGCCCGGCCTGA
- a CDS encoding LysR family transcriptional regulator produces the protein MRVERARYFLAALRTGSLRSAAADCGVSQPTIGQQLTVLEVELDVVLLTRSPGGVRATPAGEALIAPFTRLVAAEDAVREAALATNGTYQGRVSIGGGSVTVETVVAPVVGRLLAEHPGLRFSVREGPSGDIERSVLSGDIGPRCGHHARRTTTGRTRPPPTDDGTARRPHSAGPPAHPAP, from the coding sequence ATGCGAGTGGAACGTGCCCGGTACTTCCTCGCCGCACTGCGCACCGGATCCCTGCGGTCCGCAGCGGCAGACTGCGGCGTGAGCCAGCCCACCATCGGACAACAACTCACGGTGCTGGAAGTAGAGTTGGATGTCGTCCTGCTGACCCGCAGCCCGGGAGGCGTACGTGCGACACCTGCCGGAGAAGCCCTGATCGCCCCGTTCACTCGACTTGTCGCCGCCGAGGACGCCGTGCGTGAAGCCGCACTGGCCACCAACGGGACGTACCAGGGCCGGGTGTCCATCGGCGGTGGATCGGTGACCGTCGAGACCGTCGTCGCCCCGGTCGTGGGGCGGTTGCTCGCGGAGCATCCGGGACTGCGGTTCTCCGTGAGGGAGGGCCCGTCGGGCGACATCGAACGCTCGGTGCTCAGCGGGGACATTGGACCTCGGTGTGGTCACCACGCCCGACGAACCACCACCGGGCGGACTCGTCCGCCGCCCACTGATGACGGCACCGCTCGGCGTCCACACTCCGCCGGACCACCCGCTCACCCGGCGCCCTAA
- a CDS encoding toprim domain-containing protein, with amino-acid sequence MNGRPDGTDGDARGDPAPAAQNADESKAEHQARDRRDKSPSAAAFTDPGAVEVWDSEGGGSKELWEAVRVAGDMTALRADIDVRVETELRAETGMDADNRERLELVRVHASMVVPPLGWSRQLADVMRIAVDGRLIVDGDGVFRQRPTGGGAGRRVSNARVQLLKEASFLTLPGGESSEGEVRPTVQGDQALFLADLYPDGLHADDTAAYEARLKASRRPWRSSDENKGVARRLPPLERWAMRWPEDRRPQRLSESEHADAVFALAVVAYRDLDAVVTRLWKPGIKPRDLAGIGNRLTAAEQKVGQDRGGAATDLRAARALAERYAASIEGDPRAEEANTWIRRLSERIDQYVAHWPGADVPPRTEETAALTSPREDGQRALLSESAEPTRDGRPEVPAADSQSATSAPAPAAPEQPSEAPRPPAAPSTAKTMPVTLPGTHPSVAPDPLGGSSDVTLTQDPVPAGRFHQFSYTWTATVAGGHEGTYSVTGDCQGKVRNGIPDHTTYRVHYAHGFADGQDEEGQVWALGLATTLKGAAEYISAHWTRAQTGNHRAEAQQDYYASGLWLLPAVGKDEYLVYRPDGSWELTSGEGDVYEVRYEAATRAGSLEVRHEGQLVGVTTERYERKWPQMLALVRDHSAHQAAKPTAAVSSPEVLADDPERDVSPDTDADRAVTVGHLSSAETATPDVAAPSGKDPEALFDLVEPDGERVGEGTYTAPQNGPEGPVETPMAQPAAPAARDDLGTASPGGDAVEESARFDGTSLPPAVTTPGSRRQAQAPSRSGFEAQDDVGVQRDEARPEAPGGPEPVRDDTSREAAAPTGDEDRQSPIGEPAAAAKPSPPHAVQTDSVEGSAAELTAPEAAEQADAGPLDADAVVRSLGEVGAYANQAVYEGAYEALLASLDEHRDWLTEEAAAAAAADALLTTRGVALPALTALLALDVAARSAEGRGEAHAALAEQLRHHIRCTQLTMSKIVVGQATRTTDLARLRELHVVAFEGQFIGFRQATAAGEMEVGQYLEHRADQIKEQSTGPADTGEVGAETVEEDVTVDEGDEVGLPALELPAGAGVFFSHAEAAPHLHARAVELVRSPPGTSGELAYLDGRPVYVMVTEPADATLPGLRALLLGQSTGADARTVHISAEELAALEPARFMAAMTVWMAADDDGARPLLDYEQGMGGVQEAPGPVAAETPAPLSSVPPDPMSPAADAVQPESAQTPVELMPAAGSLPLSGKGTAPMTTSEPDPDPSRRPQSMARVAGGPTTVTRSVARSAEGDEHQLITAPRAPVAVPRPPAVAAPAAVPVRQEELGAADRLAGLARQALASLGSSREVTATMAAPDHVLVTVEATGDSGRDHYLSAGLEQALHAAITRQPDRSLDRLRVEVQHAHTGQTLLPANGSATSAVDAAVPRARLIAVTAEAARIFAARLRTDPNAELARTYLHEGDVAAGIQGRQLPPEIQATWGVGYAPSDRNAGRWDVLARELLRAGFSEDDIVESGLAKRSSKETLYDAFADRIMFPIHNQVGEIVGFGGRRIDRPGETESQSRDRGGPKYLNTRETAIFHKGELVFGLYHPAQAEALQASIGPRVGVEGYLDVIATARAAETRPLEQRPVAGAPMGTALTEAQLSALRGIQDGTPHTHLLFSDNDASGQRVLLNNWDLLLTTPGTTEVTRAADAKDAADLWEAGVMAGTGGAEPVLRALEQRQPLLDAAVEAQLMDFADATERAHHTFAAGAFNARSRAAAALAAHLIHADAQHRAPRDDHELQRAALTWAKRLHQSWQLPGHLIATAVLLGPGTHDDDHHNAVYEQALDLLAADPDAYFADDQYVLSRSSAILSALHQPTTPTARGSASTAGATGTGQWPAGTNRPAAAVPASATRTVGPAAFTMSLQGPEPSATLTETTDRTAAAYSLHVAVYDRLGHHATEDESPGHLAKPLPLGSLHGVPLATSGADQRTEDPSIVVWLGSDSVRLSYGRFTAMTPTEFLAAVEWRAAVAAGGIGAPLSRTWREAVRTILPRSLPHTPNAAGFAALLDTIAASAEGRTRETRRRARQAVDVYTAGYPDLALDHLATGGHTWALGNDGRWAQIPVVAQPSWDDVSEGLAQEADVLRQLRQEAADLPFSEPTAAEPPVAADLTLAHHSAHEAMAVLRPFSIGLPGTVYERITDLVAQMDSCVPAARRLRGSDGARLMGRVKTSLVRALEGLATVADKIRLSGLADRLERAVVRLRGQNGQPQAERAVRADRRLQDLSHTERDLERRMATPGTTMHAIGELQEQWIINRARWRARYEQITGQAPSTNFLPDNGLIAGAPPIPNPVTGHDLLITRLRNRVAEERDVDPHTGEMSDPWNPTADLLTGVAWAYQQRLIGGVPAGPDPEGPAPPEQLRQAALVVTARREASPLTLRRAMGVSAERADRLLDRLEAQQVLGPYRPDATRTVLADSGDIDALLTRPHRPVASRPSAAVPLPSTPPMEAQEASTTDLNDRRADIDGVVTKFLAEQAARTAGQPDDLTDQAAPASRPRARHEAQANALSTRQTTQLSPSQL; translated from the coding sequence ATGAATGGCCGACCGGATGGCACGGACGGCGATGCTCGCGGGGATCCGGCACCGGCTGCACAGAATGCTGATGAATCCAAAGCGGAGCACCAGGCGCGAGACCGCCGCGACAAGTCTCCGAGCGCCGCGGCCTTCACCGATCCTGGCGCAGTCGAGGTGTGGGACAGCGAAGGCGGCGGCAGCAAAGAACTTTGGGAGGCCGTCCGCGTTGCCGGCGACATGACGGCTCTTCGGGCTGACATCGACGTCCGCGTCGAGACCGAGCTCCGGGCCGAGACCGGGATGGACGCCGACAACCGCGAGAGGCTGGAGCTCGTCAGGGTCCACGCGAGCATGGTCGTGCCACCGCTCGGGTGGTCTCGCCAGCTTGCCGACGTCATGCGCATAGCAGTCGACGGCCGGCTCATCGTGGACGGCGACGGAGTCTTCCGGCAGCGCCCAACAGGGGGCGGGGCCGGCAGACGAGTAAGCAATGCGCGAGTGCAGCTCCTCAAGGAGGCTTCCTTCCTGACGCTGCCCGGGGGTGAGTCCTCTGAGGGCGAGGTTCGTCCCACGGTTCAGGGCGATCAGGCCCTGTTCCTTGCGGACCTGTACCCCGACGGCCTCCACGCGGATGACACCGCGGCCTACGAGGCGCGGTTGAAGGCGTCACGGCGGCCTTGGCGTAGCAGCGACGAGAACAAAGGCGTGGCACGAAGGCTGCCCCCTCTGGAGCGGTGGGCGATGAGGTGGCCCGAGGATCGGCGACCGCAACGCCTGTCCGAGTCCGAGCACGCCGACGCAGTCTTCGCGCTCGCCGTCGTTGCCTACAGAGACCTTGATGCGGTGGTGACGCGTCTGTGGAAGCCCGGCATCAAACCGAGGGACCTGGCCGGGATCGGCAACCGACTGACCGCAGCCGAGCAGAAGGTGGGCCAGGACCGTGGTGGAGCCGCCACGGACCTCAGGGCCGCCCGCGCGCTCGCGGAACGGTACGCCGCCTCGATCGAGGGTGACCCTCGGGCAGAGGAGGCGAACACGTGGATCCGTCGCCTCTCCGAGCGAATCGACCAGTACGTCGCGCACTGGCCCGGCGCAGATGTGCCGCCCCGCACAGAGGAGACAGCAGCGCTCACCTCTCCCCGGGAAGACGGTCAACGCGCTCTCCTCTCGGAGAGCGCCGAGCCGACCCGAGATGGGAGGCCGGAAGTGCCCGCTGCCGATTCGCAGTCGGCGACGAGCGCACCGGCACCCGCTGCTCCCGAGCAGCCCAGCGAAGCTCCCCGTCCTCCCGCAGCGCCCTCAACTGCGAAGACGATGCCGGTGACACTTCCTGGGACGCATCCGTCTGTTGCGCCCGACCCGCTCGGCGGCTCCTCCGATGTGACCCTCACACAGGATCCCGTCCCAGCCGGCCGCTTCCACCAGTTCTCCTACACATGGACGGCCACGGTCGCCGGAGGCCACGAGGGCACGTACTCCGTTACCGGGGACTGCCAGGGCAAAGTCAGAAACGGCATCCCGGACCACACGACCTACCGCGTCCACTACGCCCATGGGTTCGCCGACGGCCAGGACGAGGAGGGACAGGTCTGGGCACTGGGATTGGCCACCACACTGAAAGGGGCGGCCGAGTACATCTCCGCGCACTGGACACGGGCGCAGACGGGCAACCACCGCGCCGAGGCACAACAGGACTACTACGCCTCCGGCCTTTGGCTTCTGCCCGCTGTGGGAAAAGACGAGTACCTCGTGTACCGGCCGGACGGGTCCTGGGAGCTCACGAGTGGTGAAGGCGACGTCTATGAGGTCCGCTACGAGGCAGCGACTCGTGCGGGCAGTCTCGAGGTACGCCACGAGGGACAGCTGGTGGGAGTCACCACCGAGCGATACGAGAGAAAGTGGCCGCAGATGCTGGCTCTCGTGCGCGACCACTCCGCCCATCAGGCGGCGAAGCCGACCGCTGCCGTCTCTTCCCCCGAAGTCCTGGCGGATGATCCCGAACGGGACGTCAGCCCTGACACGGATGCCGACAGGGCAGTCACCGTCGGGCACCTCAGCTCGGCGGAGACTGCAACGCCGGACGTAGCCGCACCCAGTGGGAAGGACCCTGAAGCACTCTTCGACCTGGTGGAGCCTGATGGAGAGCGAGTCGGAGAAGGAACCTACACCGCGCCGCAGAACGGGCCCGAGGGCCCTGTTGAGACTCCGATGGCGCAGCCGGCCGCGCCAGCCGCTCGTGACGACCTGGGGACCGCCTCCCCGGGAGGAGATGCCGTCGAAGAGAGCGCTCGGTTCGACGGCACCAGTCTCCCTCCTGCCGTAACCACGCCTGGTTCTCGCCGGCAGGCTCAAGCCCCATCCCGATCAGGATTCGAAGCCCAAGACGACGTGGGAGTGCAGCGCGATGAGGCGCGCCCTGAAGCGCCCGGTGGTCCTGAGCCCGTGAGGGACGACACCTCGCGGGAGGCGGCAGCGCCGACAGGTGATGAGGATCGGCAGAGCCCCATCGGGGAACCTGCAGCAGCGGCCAAGCCCTCACCGCCCCATGCCGTCCAGACGGACAGCGTCGAGGGCTCAGCAGCAGAGCTGACGGCACCGGAGGCGGCTGAGCAGGCGGACGCCGGCCCTCTCGACGCGGATGCGGTAGTGCGGTCTCTTGGCGAAGTCGGGGCGTACGCCAACCAGGCGGTCTACGAGGGAGCGTACGAGGCACTCCTTGCCTCCCTTGACGAGCACAGGGACTGGCTCACCGAGGAAGCCGCAGCAGCAGCGGCGGCAGACGCACTGCTCACCACCAGGGGAGTGGCACTCCCTGCGCTGACTGCGCTCTTGGCTCTCGATGTCGCAGCCCGCTCCGCAGAGGGGCGTGGAGAGGCGCACGCTGCCTTGGCCGAGCAACTTCGGCACCACATCCGGTGCACTCAGCTGACCATGTCCAAGATCGTCGTGGGTCAGGCGACCCGGACCACGGACCTCGCTCGCCTTCGAGAGCTGCACGTCGTCGCCTTCGAAGGTCAGTTCATCGGCTTCAGGCAGGCCACTGCCGCCGGGGAGATGGAGGTTGGGCAGTACCTCGAACACCGCGCCGACCAGATCAAGGAGCAGTCCACGGGACCCGCGGACACAGGGGAGGTGGGAGCAGAGACGGTGGAGGAGGACGTGACTGTGGATGAAGGCGACGAGGTGGGTCTGCCAGCGCTCGAGCTTCCCGCCGGAGCAGGTGTGTTCTTCAGCCACGCCGAAGCAGCACCGCACCTGCATGCGCGCGCGGTGGAGCTGGTCCGCTCCCCGCCTGGAACGAGCGGCGAGCTCGCCTACCTCGACGGCCGACCCGTCTACGTGATGGTCACCGAACCAGCTGACGCAACGCTCCCCGGACTGAGGGCTCTGCTGCTCGGCCAAAGCACGGGCGCTGACGCACGTACCGTGCACATCTCGGCCGAGGAGCTCGCGGCGTTGGAGCCCGCCCGGTTCATGGCCGCGATGACCGTGTGGATGGCCGCTGACGACGATGGCGCCAGGCCGCTGCTCGACTACGAGCAGGGCATGGGAGGCGTTCAGGAGGCGCCTGGGCCGGTGGCTGCAGAAACCCCGGCGCCTCTGTCCAGCGTCCCCCCGGATCCCATGTCGCCGGCCGCCGACGCTGTTCAGCCGGAGTCTGCCCAGACGCCGGTCGAGCTGATGCCCGCCGCCGGGTCCCTGCCACTGTCCGGGAAAGGCACAGCGCCGATGACCACGTCTGAGCCTGACCCTGATCCGTCGCGTCGGCCACAGTCGATGGCCCGCGTAGCTGGCGGTCCGACGACAGTCACGCGTTCGGTCGCTCGCTCTGCCGAGGGTGACGAGCACCAGCTCATCACCGCCCCACGGGCTCCGGTCGCTGTCCCACGGCCTCCTGCGGTTGCCGCCCCGGCGGCTGTTCCGGTGCGGCAGGAGGAGCTCGGAGCCGCCGACCGGCTTGCCGGCCTCGCCCGCCAGGCGCTCGCGTCCCTGGGCTCCAGCCGGGAAGTCACCGCAACGATGGCGGCGCCCGACCATGTGCTCGTCACCGTGGAGGCAACCGGTGATTCCGGCCGAGACCACTACCTGTCGGCGGGCTTGGAGCAGGCCCTGCACGCCGCGATAACGCGCCAGCCCGACCGAAGCCTGGACCGGCTTCGTGTCGAGGTGCAGCATGCGCACACGGGCCAGACCCTCCTGCCCGCGAATGGCTCCGCCACCAGCGCCGTCGACGCGGCTGTACCGCGCGCACGGCTGATCGCCGTCACCGCGGAAGCCGCACGGATCTTCGCCGCCCGCCTGCGGACGGACCCGAACGCCGAGCTCGCCCGGACCTACCTGCATGAAGGCGACGTGGCCGCTGGAATTCAGGGACGGCAGCTCCCTCCTGAGATTCAGGCAACGTGGGGTGTCGGGTATGCGCCGTCGGACCGGAACGCCGGCCGGTGGGACGTATTGGCACGGGAGCTGTTGCGCGCCGGATTCTCCGAGGACGACATCGTAGAGTCCGGGCTGGCCAAACGCTCAAGCAAAGAGACCCTCTACGACGCGTTCGCCGACCGGATCATGTTTCCCATCCATAACCAGGTTGGGGAGATCGTCGGGTTCGGCGGCCGCCGTATCGACCGGCCCGGCGAGACCGAAAGCCAGTCCAGGGACCGAGGCGGCCCGAAGTACCTCAACACCCGGGAGACCGCGATCTTCCACAAGGGCGAGCTCGTGTTCGGCCTCTACCACCCGGCCCAAGCGGAGGCACTTCAGGCGAGCATCGGACCGCGGGTCGGCGTGGAGGGCTACCTGGACGTCATCGCGACGGCGCGAGCGGCCGAAACCCGCCCGCTGGAGCAGCGGCCTGTCGCCGGCGCACCCATGGGTACCGCCCTGACCGAGGCCCAGCTGAGCGCTCTGCGCGGAATCCAGGACGGGACGCCGCACACTCACCTGCTGTTCAGCGACAACGACGCCTCCGGCCAGCGCGTCCTCCTCAACAACTGGGACCTCCTGCTGACGACGCCGGGAACGACCGAGGTTACTCGGGCCGCGGACGCGAAGGACGCCGCCGATCTGTGGGAAGCGGGTGTCATGGCTGGCACCGGCGGGGCCGAGCCGGTCCTCCGCGCTCTGGAACAGCGGCAGCCTCTCCTCGATGCGGCTGTCGAAGCCCAGCTGATGGACTTCGCCGACGCCACGGAACGCGCCCATCACACGTTCGCGGCAGGCGCCTTCAACGCCCGCAGTCGTGCGGCAGCCGCCTTGGCGGCCCACCTCATCCACGCCGATGCGCAGCACCGCGCGCCTCGAGATGACCACGAACTCCAGCGGGCAGCTCTCACCTGGGCGAAACGGCTTCATCAGTCTTGGCAACTGCCCGGTCACCTGATTGCCACCGCCGTCCTGCTCGGCCCCGGCACCCACGACGACGACCACCACAACGCCGTCTACGAGCAGGCACTCGACCTGCTGGCCGCCGACCCCGACGCCTACTTCGCGGACGACCAGTACGTCCTGTCGCGCAGCTCCGCCATCCTCTCCGCCCTACACCAGCCGACCACACCGACGGCCCGCGGCTCGGCCTCGACCGCCGGAGCAACCGGGACCGGCCAGTGGCCTGCCGGCACCAACAGGCCCGCCGCCGCCGTACCCGCTTCCGCCACGCGGACTGTTGGGCCCGCAGCATTCACCATGAGCCTCCAGGGCCCCGAACCCTCCGCCACCCTGACCGAGACCACCGACCGCACCGCCGCCGCCTACAGCCTCCACGTAGCCGTCTACGACCGCCTCGGCCACCACGCGACCGAGGACGAGAGCCCGGGACACCTCGCCAAGCCGCTGCCTCTCGGCAGCCTGCACGGGGTTCCCCTGGCCACGTCAGGCGCCGACCAGCGGACCGAAGACCCCAGCATCGTGGTGTGGCTCGGCAGCGACTCCGTGCGCCTGTCCTACGGCCGCTTCACGGCCATGACCCCGACGGAATTCCTTGCCGCTGTCGAATGGCGCGCCGCAGTCGCCGCCGGTGGCATCGGCGCGCCGCTGAGCCGCACCTGGCGCGAAGCCGTGCGCACGATCCTGCCCCGCTCCCTCCCGCACACCCCGAACGCCGCCGGTTTCGCCGCCCTCCTCGACACCATCGCCGCATCAGCCGAAGGCCGCACCCGCGAGACGCGGCGCCGCGCCCGACAGGCCGTAGACGTCTACACCGCCGGGTATCCGGACTTGGCCTTGGACCACCTGGCGACCGGCGGTCACACCTGGGCGCTGGGCAACGACGGCAGGTGGGCGCAGATACCCGTCGTAGCCCAGCCCAGCTGGGATGACGTCAGCGAGGGCCTTGCCCAGGAAGCGGACGTCTTGAGGCAGCTCCGTCAGGAAGCGGCCGACCTCCCCTTCAGCGAACCGACGGCGGCGGAACCGCCGGTCGCAGCCGACCTCACCCTCGCCCACCACAGCGCACACGAAGCCATGGCGGTCCTGCGTCCCTTCTCCATCGGCCTGCCCGGAACGGTCTATGAACGGATCACCGACCTCGTCGCTCAGATGGACTCCTGCGTGCCGGCGGCCCGCAGGCTGCGCGGATCCGATGGCGCGCGGCTCATGGGGCGGGTCAAGACCAGCCTGGTGCGTGCCCTGGAAGGACTCGCGACCGTGGCGGACAAGATCCGCTTGAGCGGGCTGGCAGACCGGCTGGAACGCGCCGTAGTTCGCCTGCGAGGACAGAACGGCCAGCCCCAGGCGGAGAGAGCCGTCCGCGCCGACCGCCGCTTGCAGGACCTCAGCCACACCGAGCGCGACCTGGAACGCCGCATGGCCACACCCGGGACCACGATGCACGCCATCGGCGAACTGCAGGAGCAGTGGATCATCAACCGGGCCCGATGGCGCGCACGGTACGAACAGATTACCGGCCAGGCACCCTCGACGAACTTCCTGCCCGACAACGGACTGATCGCCGGTGCGCCACCCATCCCCAACCCCGTTACCGGTCACGACCTGCTGATCACCCGCCTCCGCAACCGAGTAGCCGAGGAACGCGACGTCGACCCCCACACCGGGGAGATGAGCGACCCCTGGAACCCCACCGCAGACCTGCTCACCGGAGTGGCCTGGGCTTACCAGCAACGTTTGATCGGCGGCGTCCCCGCCGGCCCCGACCCGGAAGGCCCCGCACCCCCTGAGCAGCTTCGCCAGGCGGCGCTGGTCGTCACGGCCCGCCGGGAGGCTTCCCCGCTGACGCTGCGGCGTGCCATGGGCGTCTCGGCAGAGCGGGCCGATCGCCTCCTCGACCGGCTGGAGGCACAGCAGGTCCTCGGCCCCTACAGGCCGGACGCAACGCGAACCGTCCTGGCCGACAGCGGCGACATCGACGCCCTTCTGACCCGACCGCACCGCCCTGTCGCATCCCGTCCGTCTGCGGCAGTGCCGCTGCCGAGCACACCCCCCATGGAGGCACAGGAAGCCAGCACGACAGACCTCAACGACCGCAGGGCAGACATCGACGGGGTCGTCACCAAGTTTCTTGCCGAGCAAGCTGCGCGAACCGCGGGCCAGCCGGACGACCTGACCGACCAGGCTGCCCCGGCGAGCCGGCCCCGTGCGCGCCACGAGGCCCAGGCCAACGCGCTCAGCACCAGGCAGACGACCCAGCTCAGCCCGAGCCAGCTCTGA
- a CDS encoding CaiB/BaiF CoA transferase family protein — protein sequence MPGPLDGVRVLDISTVLAGPLASSLLAEFGAEVIKIEQPGTGDPARSYPPLEDGVSAGWAVVGRNKSSVTVDLHHPEASALVGRLASTADVVVTNFRPATLRRFSIDFEDLVAHRPDLVMVHVSAYGRTGPYAERPGFARVAEAFAGLTHRTGFPDGPPVFAGYPVADGVTGIYAAFAAMLALRQRDLTGEPQLADIGLYEPLLRMMEDFIVDYGATGKARERQGNENPHISPNNLYRTRDGRWLALPASTEQMWRRLVVAMDAPDLAAYDTMTSRIAHRTEIEGRVAAFVADHDLAPLTELLEEAGVACGPVNSAADICADPHVKARGSVVEVTDEHDGRTRLVQGSAGRFSGFDQTLGSSAPRLGEHTHAVLAELGLSPSAIDDLAGRGVI from the coding sequence ATGCCCGGACCTCTCGATGGCGTGCGTGTCCTGGACATCTCGACCGTCCTCGCCGGACCTCTCGCTTCCTCTCTCCTCGCCGAGTTCGGTGCCGAGGTCATCAAGATCGAACAGCCCGGGACCGGGGATCCGGCCCGCAGCTACCCGCCGCTGGAGGACGGCGTGTCAGCCGGCTGGGCGGTGGTCGGGCGCAACAAGTCGAGCGTCACGGTCGACCTGCACCACCCCGAGGCGTCGGCCCTGGTGGGGCGGCTCGCCTCGACGGCCGACGTGGTGGTCACCAACTTCCGGCCGGCCACCCTGCGCCGGTTCTCCATCGACTTCGAGGACCTCGTCGCGCACCGGCCCGACCTGGTCATGGTGCACGTGAGCGCGTACGGGCGTACCGGCCCGTACGCCGAGCGCCCGGGATTCGCCCGCGTCGCCGAGGCCTTCGCGGGGCTGACCCATCGCACGGGCTTCCCGGACGGTCCTCCGGTGTTCGCCGGCTATCCGGTCGCGGACGGGGTCACCGGCATCTACGCGGCCTTCGCGGCGATGCTCGCGCTCCGCCAGCGCGATCTGACCGGCGAACCCCAGCTGGCCGACATCGGCCTGTACGAGCCGCTGCTGCGGATGATGGAGGACTTCATCGTCGACTACGGCGCGACCGGAAAGGCCCGCGAGCGCCAGGGCAACGAGAATCCGCACATCAGCCCGAACAACCTCTACCGCACCCGCGACGGCCGCTGGCTGGCGCTGCCGGCGTCGACCGAGCAGATGTGGCGGCGGCTCGTCGTCGCGATGGACGCGCCGGACCTCGCGGCGTACGACACGATGACGTCCCGGATCGCCCACCGTACGGAGATCGAGGGCCGGGTCGCCGCGTTCGTAGCCGACCACGACCTCGCACCGCTGACCGAGCTGCTGGAAGAGGCAGGGGTGGCCTGCGGGCCGGTGAACTCTGCCGCCGACATCTGCGCCGACCCTCACGTGAAAGCGCGCGGATCGGTGGTGGAGGTGACCGACGAGCACGACGGGCGCACCCGCCTGGTGCAGGGCTCCGCCGGACGGTTCTCGGGCTTCGACCAGACGCTCGGCAGCAGCGCACCGCGTCTGGGCGAGCACACCCACGCAGTGCTCGCCGAGCTCGGTCTGTCCCCGTCCGCCATCGACGACCTCGCCGGCCGCGGCGTCATCTGA
- a CDS encoding TIGR03086 family metal-binding protein: protein MASSVPELYGRIADRFSELIRNCPPDRWEDPSPCPGWTAWDVAAHVVSNHRRAIAGLDRSGYSAPARSEDLPQAWDAASEEVKAALRDPVKAHVLLEEEFGSITFEEFVRRMACADTLIHGWDLARATGQNEVLDPGAVAVATEILQPEVGDIRMPKAFGAKVSPAADADAQTRLLNFLGRQV from the coding sequence GTGGCGTCTTCAGTGCCGGAGCTTTACGGGCGGATCGCTGACCGTTTTAGCGAATTGATCCGCAATTGCCCACCGGATAGGTGGGAGGATCCGTCGCCGTGTCCCGGATGGACGGCCTGGGACGTCGCGGCCCACGTGGTCTCCAATCACAGGCGGGCCATCGCCGGGCTGGACAGATCGGGCTATTCCGCGCCTGCCCGGAGCGAGGACCTGCCTCAGGCATGGGATGCGGCCTCTGAGGAGGTCAAAGCCGCCCTGCGTGATCCGGTGAAGGCTCATGTCCTTCTGGAAGAGGAGTTCGGTTCCATCACGTTCGAGGAATTCGTGAGGCGGATGGCCTGCGCCGATACCTTGATCCACGGATGGGACCTGGCGCGGGCGACCGGCCAGAACGAGGTCCTGGATCCCGGAGCCGTGGCCGTGGCGACTGAGATTCTGCAGCCGGAAGTTGGGGACATCCGGATGCCGAAGGCATTCGGCGCCAAGGTCTCTCCGGCTGCCGATGCGGACGCCCAGACCAGGCTGCTCAATTTCCTGGGCCGACAGGTGTAG